Proteins co-encoded in one Desulfomicrobium macestii genomic window:
- the murC gene encoding UDP-N-acetylmuramate--L-alanine ligase, which translates to MKSKIRKIHMVGIGGAGMSGIAEVLLTLGYEVSGSDLVKGPVALRLESLGATIHAGHERKNVRDAQVVVRSTAVRDDNPELEEARAHGVPIIPRAEMLAELMRLKVGVAVAGTHGKTTTTSLLATIFMEAHLDPTVIIGGRLNAYGSNAMLGQGRYLIAEADESDGSFLCLLPRISIVTNVDADHLDYYKDMDEIRDSFVEFMNSVPFYGLNVVCGDDKGVQSILPRVRRPVMTYGFGEGNDLRAEIISCEAGSRFNVYRHGEFWGEVSLTHPGRHNVLNALAAIGVAMEAEVPKADIIHGLGAFAGVGRRFEHKGERNGVLVVDDYGHHPTEIAATLETARLCYPHKRLVVAFQPHRFSRTQALFGDFSKVFAGVDQLLLTEIYPASESPIPGVSGQSLAQAIRQVTSTPVRFFEDFGAMQSALGEILHEGDLFLTLGAGSIWTVGQGYLDEGAGTP; encoded by the coding sequence ATGAAGTCGAAAATTAGAAAAATACACATGGTAGGCATCGGCGGCGCAGGCATGAGCGGCATTGCCGAGGTGCTGCTGACCCTTGGCTACGAAGTGTCGGGTTCGGACTTGGTCAAGGGGCCGGTGGCGTTGCGCCTTGAGTCTCTCGGGGCAACGATTCATGCCGGTCACGAGAGGAAGAACGTCCGCGATGCCCAGGTCGTGGTCCGCTCCACTGCCGTGCGCGACGACAATCCCGAGCTTGAGGAAGCTCGCGCCCATGGCGTGCCCATCATCCCGCGCGCCGAAATGCTGGCCGAGCTGATGCGCCTCAAGGTCGGCGTGGCGGTGGCCGGGACCCACGGGAAAACCACGACCACGTCGCTCTTGGCCACGATATTCATGGAAGCCCACCTTGACCCCACGGTCATCATCGGCGGCCGGCTGAACGCCTACGGTTCCAACGCCATGCTTGGCCAGGGACGCTATCTCATCGCCGAAGCCGACGAATCCGACGGGTCGTTTCTGTGTCTTTTGCCGAGAATATCCATCGTCACCAACGTCGATGCGGATCATCTCGATTACTACAAGGACATGGACGAAATCCGGGACAGCTTTGTCGAATTCATGAACAGCGTGCCGTTTTACGGGCTGAACGTGGTCTGCGGTGACGACAAGGGCGTGCAGTCCATTCTGCCCAGGGTCCGCCGTCCGGTCATGACCTACGGCTTCGGCGAGGGAAATGATCTGCGCGCCGAAATCATAAGCTGCGAGGCGGGATCGCGATTCAACGTCTATCGCCACGGGGAATTCTGGGGCGAGGTGTCCCTGACCCATCCCGGCCGTCACAATGTCTTGAATGCCTTGGCCGCCATCGGCGTGGCCATGGAGGCCGAGGTGCCAAAGGCGGACATCATCCACGGTCTTGGAGCCTTTGCCGGAGTCGGGCGCCGTTTTGAACACAAGGGCGAACGGAACGGAGTGCTCGTGGTCGACGACTATGGCCACCATCCGACGGAGATCGCCGCAACCCTCGAAACCGCGCGGCTGTGCTATCCGCACAAGCGCCTGGTTGTGGCCTTCCAGCCACACAGGTTCAGCAGGACGCAGGCCCTGTTCGGCGATTTTTCCAAGGTGTTCGCGGGGGTTGATCAATTGCTGTTGACGGAGATCTATCCGGCCAGCGAATCCCCAATCCCTGGGGTCAGCGGGCAGAGTCTGGCTCAGGCCATCCGACAGGTGACCAGCACTCCGGTGCGATTTTTCGAGGATTTCGGCGCCATGCAGTCTGCCCTTGGCGAGATTCTGCACGAAGGCGATCTGTTTTTGACGCTGGGCGCGGGCAGCATCTGGACCGTCGGCCAGGGATATCTGGATGAAGGGGCGGGGACTCCGTGA
- the ftsW gene encoding putative lipid II flippase FtsW, whose product MKITQREAARQLMSFDVILLGAVICLASLGLIMVLSASGIMAEKVYGDKYALFWKQVLFMVAGGVVLTVAARANIEFFYRHTYLWILLAAGLLLLTVFSPLATTAGGASRWLRIGPFSVQPLEAAKIALVFYLSYFFANKQDLVKTFSVGFLPPIMVTGSLCFLLLLQPDFGGAVFLAGLLFLMCLVGGTRIIFLGSAVVLALVSAALLVVNSPYRFRRVFSFLDPFQDAQNTGYQLVQSLYGLGSGGWFGLGLGEGKQKLFFLPEAHNDFIMSVLGEELGFVGVSLIVILLGVVLWRTLAISVRQATMHDRITAFGMGAIVIVGGILNMGVVLGAIPPKGVPMPFLSYGGSHLLTGFFCTGVLLNLSRKVKA is encoded by the coding sequence ATGAAGATCACCCAGCGCGAAGCGGCCCGCCAGCTCATGAGCTTTGACGTCATCTTGCTGGGTGCGGTCATCTGTCTGGCTTCTCTCGGGCTGATCATGGTTCTGAGCGCAAGCGGCATCATGGCCGAGAAGGTTTACGGCGACAAGTACGCCCTGTTCTGGAAGCAGGTGCTGTTCATGGTCGCCGGAGGCGTGGTGCTGACGGTCGCGGCCCGCGCGAACATCGAATTTTTTTATCGCCACACCTATCTCTGGATTTTGCTGGCGGCCGGACTTCTGCTGCTGACCGTTTTTTCGCCGCTTGCCACCACCGCCGGCGGTGCAAGCCGCTGGTTGCGGATCGGGCCGTTCTCGGTCCAGCCGCTGGAGGCCGCCAAGATCGCGCTGGTTTTCTACCTGTCCTACTTTTTCGCCAACAAGCAGGACCTGGTCAAAACCTTCAGCGTGGGTTTTCTGCCGCCGATCATGGTGACGGGGAGCCTTTGCTTTCTGCTGCTCCTGCAACCTGACTTCGGCGGCGCGGTGTTTCTGGCGGGCCTGCTTTTCCTGATGTGCCTGGTCGGTGGAACGCGGATCATTTTTCTGGGATCGGCCGTTGTGCTGGCCCTGGTCTCGGCGGCGCTGCTGGTGGTCAATTCCCCGTATCGTTTTCGCCGGGTCTTTTCCTTCCTGGACCCGTTCCAGGATGCCCAGAACACGGGATACCAGCTGGTGCAGTCTCTTTACGGGCTGGGTTCGGGCGGATGGTTCGGCCTGGGGCTGGGCGAGGGAAAGCAGAAGCTTTTCTTTCTGCCCGAAGCGCACAACGACTTCATCATGTCCGTGCTCGGTGAAGAACTGGGCTTTGTCGGGGTGTCCCTGATCGTCATCCTGCTCGGTGTGGTCTTGTGGCGGACTCTGGCGATCAGCGTCCGTCAGGCAACCATGCATGACCGCATCACCGCCTTCGGCATGGGAGCGATCGTGATCGTCGGCGGCATCCTGAACATGGGCGTGGTCCTTGGCGCCATTCCCCCTAAGGGAGTGCCCATGCCGTTTTTGAGTTATGGCGGCAGCCACCTGCTGACCGGATTTTTTTGTACCGGGGTGCTGCTCAACCTGTCACGCAAGGTCAAGGCATGA
- the murG gene encoding undecaprenyldiphospho-muramoylpentapeptide beta-N-acetylglucosaminyltransferase, protein MKRLILTTGGTGGHIFPALAVAESMRATVPDCEILFVGSERGPEGEWARKAGLSFVALPAQGVLGRGIKSAATALWLGRSLLKSWRLLREFKPDVVLGLGGYAGFSCPLAASLMGIPSAIHEQNSVPGVTNRILARRVDRVLVSFADMEGPIFGGPKAVVTGNPVRAEIRTLREERRMPGRNILIVGGSQGASALNGFVVRELDRLKALGLGIWHQTGKDEFEAIREVYAQKYPAARVEPFISDMHEAYRFADLVICRAGATTIAELTVAGKPSILVPFPYATHDHQLRNARSLEKVGAALVIQQRQLDELNLSSVVGDLFQMPENLARMARAAREAGIHDAGDRVVAQLQDLASSKTRRDRR, encoded by the coding sequence ATGAAACGTTTGATTCTGACCACAGGCGGCACCGGAGGCCACATTTTCCCGGCACTGGCCGTGGCGGAGTCCATGCGCGCCACCGTACCTGACTGCGAGATCCTGTTCGTGGGCTCGGAACGTGGCCCCGAAGGTGAATGGGCGCGCAAGGCCGGACTGTCTTTTGTGGCTCTGCCGGCCCAGGGCGTTCTGGGGCGCGGCATCAAGAGCGCGGCCACGGCCTTGTGGCTGGGGCGCAGCCTGCTCAAGTCCTGGCGGCTTCTGCGTGAGTTCAAGCCCGACGTGGTGCTGGGTCTTGGCGGCTACGCGGGATTTTCCTGCCCCCTGGCGGCAAGTCTGATGGGCATTCCTTCGGCCATTCACGAGCAGAACAGCGTGCCCGGAGTGACCAACCGTATTCTGGCACGGCGCGTGGACCGCGTGCTGGTCAGCTTCGCGGACATGGAAGGCCCGATCTTCGGCGGCCCAAAAGCGGTCGTCACCGGCAATCCCGTCCGCGCCGAAATCCGCACCTTGCGTGAAGAGCGGCGCATGCCGGGGCGAAATATTTTGATTGTGGGCGGCAGTCAGGGCGCTTCTGCCCTGAACGGCTTCGTGGTGCGGGAACTCGACAGGCTCAAAGCCCTGGGGCTCGGCATCTGGCATCAGACGGGAAAAGACGAATTCGAGGCCATCCGAGAGGTTTACGCCCAAAAGTATCCCGCCGCGCGTGTGGAGCCGTTCATCAGCGACATGCACGAAGCCTACCGCTTCGCCGATCTGGTGATTTGCCGGGCCGGAGCCACGACCATCGCGGAACTGACGGTGGCGGGGAAGCCGAGCATTCTGGTGCCCTTTCCCTACGCAACCCACGACCACCAGCTAAGGAACGCCCGTTCGCTGGAAAAGGTCGGGGCGGCGCTGGTCATTCAGCAACGCCAGCTGGATGAGTTGAATTTGTCTTCTGTGGTGGGCGATCTTTTTCAAATGCCGGAGAATCTGGCCAGAATGGCCCGGGCGGCCCGCGAAGCCGGCATCCACGATGCCGGGGACAGGGTCGTGGCGCAATTGCAGGATTTGGCGTCGAGCAAAACACGGCGTGACAGACGGTGA